The DNA window GCTGCGCGCCACATCCACATGCATCCAGCCGCGCTCGCCACGCGCCTGTTTCGCCAGCGTCGGTGCGTTGCCGCTGAAGCGGTTGTGCGCCAGCCTGACCTGGCTGCTGCGGCCGTGCACGGCGACGCCGCGCAGGCCATTGTCGCGGATGTCGTTGTCTTCGATCACGCAGTCGTGCGCGTCCTGCAGCAGCAGGCCGGCGCCGCGATTGGCCAGCAGCTGGCAACCGCGCACCTGCACCTTGCGGCTGCGGGTGTAGAGCTGGATGCCGGCACCGTGATTGCCGCGTGCCAGGCACTCCTGGATCAGCACCTCCTCGGCCACGTCGCCGGGATCCGGCTCGACGTCGATGCCGCAGCCGGGCAGCACCCCGCCGGTGTCCAGAAACGAGGACCGCAGCACGCGCACCTGCCGTGACCGGCCGATGGTCAGGCCCTGGCGGCGATTGCGTTGGCAGACCACGCCGCTGACGAGCACATCGCGACTGGGCTGCGGGCGCACGCCGGAGATGCCACCAATCGAGATGCCGTCACCCCAGCAGCGCTGGATGTCCAGATCGCGCAGGGTGACCCGCTGCCCGCCTCTGACCATGATCCCGTGGCCCCACTCGCCGGTCTGCGCACGATGGCGATCACGCTCGCCATAGATGTGCCCACCGGAGACCTCGACGTCTTCCACCCCATGCAGGGACAGCACGTACGCACGCGGCGCCGCATTGGGAATCGCGACCAGCCACGCGTCGGGATCCAGTTGCAGGTGCATGCGATCACGCAACTTCAGACTGCGCAGCGCATTGACGAGGTAATGACCGGCCGGCACACGAACGGTACCGCCGGCTTCCGGCAGCGCGTCGATGGCCGCCTGCAGGAAGCGGGTCTCATCGTCGCGGCCGGCACCGCTGGCGCCGAACTTGCGCACGTCGATCACCGCCGCGCCACGCTGTCGCGCCGACGGCGTGACGGCAGCTGCGCCAAGCCACGGCAGCGCCGGCAGCAGCGCCAGCATCTGCAGCATGCGGCGGCGATCCCGCTGGGTCGGGTGCGACCAGTGCCCGGGCGAATCCATCTGCGGTGCCTGCATGCCGCGCCGTCAGTGCCGCGCGTGCGCCGCCGCCAGACCGGCCTCGGCACGACGCGCCAGCAGCCACGGCAGCACGATCGCCAGCAGATAGAACTTGGAGGCGTGGTACTTGTTGTCCAGGCGCCGGCGATTGCGATCCAGCCAACGGGTGGCGCCCGGCAGCAGATCGTCCAGGCGCACGGCGAAATCGCGCACCTGGTCGAAGCGCTGCGCCGCCAGCCCGCTCACATCGAAACGGAAGCTGCCCTTGCGCTGCACGTACGGCAGCTCGCCGAAGTGGCTGGCGATATGGCGACGAATCAGCATCTTGTTGACCCCGGTTTCCGGATCCACCTTCTGCCGACGCGGTACTTCGTGGTGCACCCATTCGCGCAGGTCCGGATCGCAGAACGGGTAGGCCGCCTCCAGCCCCAGTGCGTGCGAGGTGTACAGGCCCTTGGCGAAGGCGCCGGCGGAACCGGCGATCGACATCGACATGTCGCGCCATTCCCACGAGGTGGTGGCCGAACCAATCTCCTCGCGGAACAGCGCCAGCCGCGCGTGCGAGCGCTCGGCCATCGGCGCACCGAACAGTTCATCGACCTCGGCGTCGCTGAAGCGCGAGCCTGGAAACACCCGCTCGATCGGGTGCATCTGCAAGGTGCCCAGCAGGAAGCACAGCTGGAAGTTGCGTTCCAAACCAGGCAAGGCGGTGATGTCCAGCGGCATGCGCAGGCCGCGCGCCAGTTGCGCCAGCAGCCAGTGCTGCCGATCGGTGGGCGTGCCGAAATAGCTGTCCGAGCCGAGGCCGTCGATGATGCCATCGCCGCCGTGCAGCTTGATCTCGGTACCCAGGTCGGCGTACGAGAGCAGCGCGAAGTCGGCGGTCAGCAGCGGCATCGAGGCCACCAGGTTGAGATAACGATCGTAGGCGCGTCCCGGATCGCAGATCAGCACCTCGTGGCGCAGGCCGAGCTTGTCGGCCACCGCGCTGGCCGATTCGATCTCGTTTTCCTCGCGCCCGCCCAGATAGGTGATGCAGGTGACGTCCGGGCGGGCGTCGCGCAGGGCGATCGCCAGGGTGGTGGAATCCTTGCCGCCGCTCTGCAGCAACCACGGCGACTGCATCGACGCGCAGCTGTGGCGGATCGCATCCACCAGCTTCTGGTGATAGACCGCGATCCAGTCCTGCGGATGCGCGGCCACTTCCGGCACCTCGCCGGCATTGCGCCATTTGAACTTGAACAACGGCTCCGAGCGCATGTCGTGCTGCGGACTGAAGCCGAAGGTCACCAGTTTGACGTCCTCGTAGATTGAATGCGGCGGGTAGACGAACGCGTTGCGCAGCAAATCCGCCACCGAGACGGTGTCGATTTGCCGGCCACTGCCGGCGGCGATGTCCGAGAAGTCCGGTTTGCCGTAGTACGGCGACATCGTGATCTGCATGGAGGCTCCTTCAGCGGGCCCGCGCCGCCTTCGGCGCAGGCAGGTATTCGTAGTAGGTGTAGGCGTAGGTGCCGGCGCCGCGCTTCTCCACGCCGTTGAATATCGCACCCTTCACTTCCACGCCGTTCTGTTCCAGGCGCTGCTTGGCCAGCGCGATCTCGCGCTGCTGGTTCAGGCCGAAGCGCACCACCAGCAGGGAGGTGCCGGCATGCTGGCCAATCACCGCGGCATCGGTCACCGCCAGCACCGGCGGGGTATCGATCAGCACGATGTCGAACTCCTTGGCCACGGTCTTGAGCATGGCGTCGAAGTTGTCATGCATCAGCAACTCCGAGGGCGTGGACGGAATCGCGCCGCGCGAGATGAAGGACAGGTTCTCGGCGCCCTGGACCTTGCGGATCGCCTCGTCCAGTTCGATCCGGCCCAGGATCAGATCCGACAGGCCGTTTTCCCAGCGCACGCCCACGGCGTCATGCAGGGTGCCGCGGCGCATGTCGGCATCGATCAGCAGCACCCGCTGACCGGTCTGGGCGATGGTCACCGCCAGGTTGGCGCAGACGAAAGTCTTGCCCACGCCGGGGCTGGGCGCGGTGATCATCAGCAGGTTGTTGCGGGTCTTCATGCGCGCGAAATGCAGGCTGGTGCGCAGCGTGCGCAGGGCTTCCATCGCCAGATCGGTCGGCGCGCTCAGGGCCAGCAGGCGCTGGCGGCGATCCTTGCGGTGGTGATGGCGGCTCTGGGTCAGTTCGCGACCACGCTCGCTGAAGGGAATGGAGGCGTACACCGGCAGGCCGAGCAGCTCGATGTCGACCGGATCTTCCACGCCACGGCGGAACAGCTGGCGCATCAGCGCCAGCGCGATCATCAGCACCGCGCCAATCGCCGTGCCGGCCAGCAGCACCGGGATCGGTTTGGGCCAGGCCGGACTGTTGAGATTGACCGCGGCCGGATCGATCACCCGCGCATTGCCGACCGCGCTGGCCTTGGCGATGTTCAACTGCTGCGCCTGATCGAGCAGGGTGGCGTAAGTGGCGTTGGTCACTTCCACGTCACGATTGAGGCGGAACAGGCCCTGCTGGGTATCCGGCAGATGCTTGATCTGCCCCTGCAGGCCATTGCGCTCGCCCTGGAACTGGTTGATCTGCTGCTGCAGCGCCTTGTAGGTCGGATGCGACGGAGTGAAGCGGTTGGCCACTTCGGTCATCTGGATGCGAAGCTGCTGGATGCTCGAATCCAGTGCGATCGACTGATCCAGCAAGGCGCGGTTCTGCACCGCCACGTCCAGGGTCTGGGTGCGGGTCTGGAACGCATTCAAGGCCGCCTGTGCCTTGGCCAGTTCATCGCGGACCTTGGGCAGCTGCTCGGTGACGAACTTCAGCCGGCTGGCCGCTTCGGCCGAGGTGCGCTGCACGTTCTGCTGCACGTAGGCGGTGGTAACTTCATCCAGCACCTGACGCGCACGCTCCGGATCGGCGTTGGCGTAGGTCAGGTTGATCACGCCGGAGTTGCGGCCCTGCTCGGTGGCGCTGATGTCCTGCTTGAGCTGCGCCATCACCGTGTTGGGATCGCGGCGGGTCACGTCGAAGCGCATGCCCGGATGGGCGGCAAGTTTTTCCACCTGCAGGGTCACGCCATTGCTCTGGGTGGTGCTGCCTGCCCTGCCCTGCACCAGCACGCGGCCGTCGGAGGTGGTCAGGATGTAGCGGCCGGCCTGGCCGGCGACCAGCGACAGCGGCGCGCCGATCAGATCGCGCGGCACCTCGAACTTGCCAATCTGCAGGTCCTCGCCGCCCCAGCCATAGCCCTGCATGCCCAGCCACGGCGACGCCAGCGTGCCCGGATGCGAAGCCTGGTAACGGCGGGCGATGAAGTCACCCACCAACGGCAGGCGCACCGGTTTGATGTCGATGTCCAAATCCAGCTGCTGCATGGCCTCGCCCAGCACGCGGCGCGAGGTCAGCAGCTGCACTTCGGTGGTGCCCGGCGCGGCGACCGGCAACGGTCCCTGCATCGCGGCGGTGGTGTTGACGCCCGGCGGAATCGCCGGCCGGTTCTCCACCTGCACCACGGCGTTGGCTTCGTAGGTCGGCGTGACCACGGCCAGATACAACAGGCTGGCCAGGAAGAAGCCGGCCGTACCCAACAGGATCAGGCGCTTGTTCTCGCCCAGGGTCGCCACCAGCGTGGGCAGATCCACGTCGTCATCGCGGGTCACCGACAGTTCCGGCGCCGGTGTCAGCGGTCGCGTCATCAGTTGCGTGGCCATGGGTTGTTACCTCATTGCTTGCATGAAAAATCGAAAGGGGTTCAGGAGGCCTGGCGTACGCCATAAGCCAGCGGATGCGGCTCGCTCTCGCCTTCGGCGGCGACATCGCCACCGTGCAGGCGCAGCAGCGCATCGAGCACGCCGCTGCTGGTGTCGGTGGGGCGCTCGGCAGCCGCCACCTGCATGGCGTTGAGGGCTTCGGGCTCGTTGCTCAGAACACTCAGAACGCGTCCGGCGATGGTGACCGGGCTGACCCCGATCACCGTGCAACCGTGGTCGTCGAGCACATCGCCGTCGCCGTCCTCGCGCGCCAACAACACCGGCTTGCCGAGCAGGCGGCTTTCGCATGGCAGGCCCGGGCCGGCCAGGATGAGTTGCGCGCGATCCAGCAGGTGGATCCAGGCCAGGTAGTCGGCCACTTCGGCGATGTGCACATTGGCGAAGGCGCGCAGCGCTTCGGCCGGCGAGGTGCTGGGCGGCGTCCGGTCCATCGCCCAGAGGATGTCCAGGTCAGGACGTCGACGCGCCACCATTTCCAGGGCTTCGGCCACCGCGCTCTCGTTGTCCACGGCGGGCTCACCGGGTGCCGTCTCGACCGGCGGCGCGGTCAACACCAGCAACAGGCCGTGGCCCTCGCGCAGGAACGGAAAACGCTTGTCCAGGGCACGGCCCAGTGCGGGCTGCTGGCGCAGGCTCTGGATGCCGGCGTGCAGCGCCTGGCTGCTGATCGCGTCCTGCACCATCACTCGTTCGGCCGGCACGCCTTCCAGCAGCAGGCGCTGGCCGGTGCCTTCGCTGGCGGCAATATGCAGCGCGGCAAGCGACTGCACGATCCGCCGGCTGGCGTCGTTCGGCCAATGCGAAGGCGCCGCCGCCGGGCTGTCCGCGTCC is part of the Pseudoxanthomonas indica genome and encodes:
- a CDS encoding polysaccharide biosynthesis tyrosine autokinase, with the translated sequence MATQLMTRPLTPAPELSVTRDDDVDLPTLVATLGENKRLILLGTAGFFLASLLYLAVVTPTYEANAVVQVENRPAIPPGVNTTAAMQGPLPVAAPGTTEVQLLTSRRVLGEAMQQLDLDIDIKPVRLPLVGDFIARRYQASHPGTLASPWLGMQGYGWGGEDLQIGKFEVPRDLIGAPLSLVAGQAGRYILTTSDGRVLVQGRAGSTTQSNGVTLQVEKLAAHPGMRFDVTRRDPNTVMAQLKQDISATEQGRNSGVINLTYANADPERARQVLDEVTTAYVQQNVQRTSAEAASRLKFVTEQLPKVRDELAKAQAALNAFQTRTQTLDVAVQNRALLDQSIALDSSIQQLRIQMTEVANRFTPSHPTYKALQQQINQFQGERNGLQGQIKHLPDTQQGLFRLNRDVEVTNATYATLLDQAQQLNIAKASAVGNARVIDPAAVNLNSPAWPKPIPVLLAGTAIGAVLMIALALMRQLFRRGVEDPVDIELLGLPVYASIPFSERGRELTQSRHHHRKDRRQRLLALSAPTDLAMEALRTLRTSLHFARMKTRNNLLMITAPSPGVGKTFVCANLAVTIAQTGQRVLLIDADMRRGTLHDAVGVRWENGLSDLILGRIELDEAIRKVQGAENLSFISRGAIPSTPSELLMHDNFDAMLKTVAKEFDIVLIDTPPVLAVTDAAVIGQHAGTSLLVVRFGLNQQREIALAKQRLEQNGVEVKGAIFNGVEKRGAGTYAYTYYEYLPAPKAARAR
- a CDS encoding right-handed parallel beta-helix repeat-containing protein, translating into MDSPGHWSHPTQRDRRRMLQMLALLPALPWLGAAAVTPSARQRGAAVIDVRKFGASGAGRDDETRFLQAAIDALPEAGGTVRVPAGHYLVNALRSLKLRDRMHLQLDPDAWLVAIPNAAPRAYVLSLHGVEDVEVSGGHIYGERDRHRAQTGEWGHGIMVRGGQRVTLRDLDIQRCWGDGISIGGISGVRPQPSRDVLVSGVVCQRNRRQGLTIGRSRQVRVLRSSFLDTGGVLPGCGIDVEPDPGDVAEEVLIQECLARGNHGAGIQLYTRSRKVQVRGCQLLANRGAGLLLQDAHDCVIEDNDIRDNGLRGVAVHGRSSQVRLAHNRFSGNAPTLAKQARGERGWMHVDVARSASAIQVDRSNQLP
- a CDS encoding asparagine synthase-related protein; its protein translation is MQITMSPYYGKPDFSDIAAGSGRQIDTVSVADLLRNAFVYPPHSIYEDVKLVTFGFSPQHDMRSEPLFKFKWRNAGEVPEVAAHPQDWIAVYHQKLVDAIRHSCASMQSPWLLQSGGKDSTTLAIALRDARPDVTCITYLGGREENEIESASAVADKLGLRHEVLICDPGRAYDRYLNLVASMPLLTADFALLSYADLGTEIKLHGGDGIIDGLGSDSYFGTPTDRQHWLLAQLARGLRMPLDITALPGLERNFQLCFLLGTLQMHPIERVFPGSRFSDAEVDELFGAPMAERSHARLALFREEIGSATTSWEWRDMSMSIAGSAGAFAKGLYTSHALGLEAAYPFCDPDLREWVHHEVPRRQKVDPETGVNKMLIRRHIASHFGELPYVQRKGSFRFDVSGLAAQRFDQVRDFAVRLDDLLPGATRWLDRNRRRLDNKYHASKFYLLAIVLPWLLARRAEAGLAAAHARH